In the Arachis hypogaea cultivar Tifrunner chromosome 20, arahy.Tifrunner.gnm2.J5K5, whole genome shotgun sequence genome, CAACAAATACAATTTTCTGTGTCCATTTCTAATGTTTATTCTGGCTGTTTATTTTTCATGCTGATTACCCCAGGCCTAATGCAAACAAGAACCAGCTCTCAGTTCCCAAACATGCCAAAAGATAGCTTTTGGAGAAAACCTGTGATCTTATCAGGAATTTTCCGGAGTACCTTGATGTTGTTGTAAGTGTTGCAAGAAAAACTGATGGTCGTCATTGGGCAGATTTGCTTCGAGCATTGGGATGGCTGAGAAGCGAAATTTGTGGAGAATAGGGAGAGGAAGTATCTAGGGTTTGAAGACAATCGACTGAAAACTGCATAATGAAATTTCAGAGTTCGCATCTGAAGTTTAGGAAGGAGAATGTTCCAATTTTGCATAATTTTCATTTGACAGTGACACTTTCAAGGATAATGATATACCCAGTCGTACTGCACTTTTAAGGATCATACTCACATGTATTTTTATGGACCAAATAGCGAGCCTATTATcgacagtatttatttatttatgtacttcAAATCATCTATCAGTTTTTGGATGGAAGTTCAaaacacaacaataataaaaggATGAGTCCTTACATACTCGACTAAAATCCTCCCTacttgtaaagctcacaagatcACAACGTTTTCTTAATTTTCAATATATAAAAAGCACCAAAGCCATGATAATGATAcattaaaataacataaacagTAATGGCAACTGAACATGTTTCAAATATACAACCAAACTTCTAGGAGGTTACCCAGTTCAATAGAATGAGACGCATGATCAAAATATGTATCTCAACTCTAGAAGCAGACAAGACCCCAAATAGCATGAAAATAACTATAACTATAACCATAACCATCATATGACAGTTTTTTGCCTTCTCTGAAGATCCACTGATGAGGAACATACTAATTGTATCCAATATGGTCTGCTCTTGGCTTTCCATTTTTCCCTCTTCATTTCCGTAGGATATCTTGCCGGTGAGTTCCATTCTTTTGCAGCGTCGTTTATCAGAGCTTGAGCTGAAGGCGATTCTTCAGTTCTATCAACACTTGTAGGAAGGATATTAGAATtagtattttcttcttccttttcaagTAAAGTCTGAGCATCACTAGAATTAGAAAACTGAACATGAGCAGACTCTAACTGTACATCACGTATTGAAGCATTTGTTATTACAACAGAATTTGAACCAAGTGGGGAATCATCTTGGCCAAGCACAGAAGGGAACTCGGCACTGTCTTTTTCCTTCAGATTAACAACTCCACCAGCCACTTGAGGATCCAAGTTAACTGCATCTCTAACTGATCTTGCAGAGTCATCTTCATTTTCACCAACACCAGTATCCGAAGGGACTATAATTTCAACTTCTTCAACATCTGTTTTGATCTCATCCTTTCCCTTCAAACTAGTCCCCAGTTCAGATGTAAAAACGCAATCTCTCACATTTTCATCAGCATATATCTTAATTTCAGGCAATACATCTGGCATCACTTCAGCTTTGTGGGGATCTGATACAGTTGACGAGCCAACATTCATTGCATCGTTAACTGCCATTTTAGACTCCCCTTCACATGTTTCACCCACAACAGCATCAGAAGGGGTTATAATTTCATCTTCATCCTGATCAGACCTAATCTTGTCCTTCCCTTTCGAATTAGTATCCAATGCAGCAGATGTCAGACTGAAATCTGTTACATTTTCACCAGGAACTAAAGCATATACCTCTTCTCTTTCCTAATATATGCTATTACCTCTTCTCGAAGTAGACTAGGAACTAAAGCATATACCTCAAAGCAATCCTTCTGCACACAAAAGTTTCCATTGCAATGAGGAAATTGCATATAAAATTATATTCTACTTGAACACAAGATAAGCTACTTACAGAATTGTACCAGACCTTAATAATGGGGTCACCAACTTCACCATTGCCTAGAAGACGTTGTGAGTGCCAACCCCGCATAGCGCGTGCTGCAGCATCTCTACGTGCTCTACCTGATGCTGAAGTCTGCATAGAATCATCATTGAAACACAAATAACAACAGGGATAACAGATATAAACAGATAATGATAGAGCGCCAGTTTAATTCCTCCCGCAAAGCAGCTACTACATTACAAGAAGGTAGAAATCAAACCATTTTAAACTATTGTTCAAACTTAATCATCATGACAGGGCACAATGGCGTAGTTTGATCCATGTAGTCGATCCAACCTAGtaggataaggctttgttgttgttgttgttgttgttcaaaCTTAATCACGTATTCACATTTAACAATGCTTCATGCCATAAAACCCACGTGTAGGCATTACTTTCCTAGGGATGGGGAAGGGAGGTAAACATGTAGAAAACCATAGAGATGCAAAGTCGCACAGATGAACTATTCTTCTTGCTGGAAACGTAATAGCCTTCTGAAATTGTGAGGAACCAGG is a window encoding:
- the LOC112782358 gene encoding uncharacterized protein, with amino-acid sequence MAVNDAMNVGSSTVSDPHKAEVMPDVLPEIKIYADENVRDCVFTSELGTSLKGKDEIKTDVEEVEIIVPSDTGVGENEDDSARSVRDAVNLDPQVAGGVVNLKEKDSAEFPSVLGQDDSPLGSNSVVITNASIRDVQLESAHVQFSNSSDAQTLLEKEEENTNSNILPTSVDRTEESPSAQALINDAAKEWNSPARYPTEMKREKWKAKSRPYWIQLVCSSSVDLQRRQKTVI